Genomic segment of Pasteurella multocida subsp. multocida OH4807:
ATCATTTTTGGTTCGAGAATATTACCCACAATCATATTAATCGCCCCTACGCCAATGGCGACCCCAAAGCCTGTTGGGAAACCGTTAAGTAGCAAGGCTTGAACTACGATTGGTACGGCGGCAATGATTGATCCGATATTGGGAATATAGTTAAGCAAGAAACTTAAGGTCGCCCATAAAATCGCATATTGCACATCAGTGAGCTCAAGCAGGATATAAACGCAAATCCCTGTTAATAGACTAGTTAATGTTTTCACGCCCAGATAACTAATCACGCCTTGTAAAATGCGATTAATGTAATGTTCTTCACGGTGAATATTGCGTACATCCGAACTGAACACTAAGGCTAATTTATGTTTAGCAAACGGTGCTTCGCTTAGCATAAAAATCACCACGAGGAACAGTACAAACACGTTCGTTACTACACCAGAAAAACTTAGTAAGGTGCTACTCACAAGGTTCATAATCACGCTTGGATCCATATATTCCATCGTTTTTTCAGTTGAAAGATCCAGTGGAATATTCCATTTTTTCGCTAAGACGATAATGCTCGCAATTCTTTCCGATAATAAAATGCGATACTGTGGGATCGACTGAGTAAACTCACGTGCGGTACTATTAATTAAGCCCAGTAAGAAGAAAAACACGAACAAAATCATAATTAATAGCAAGGTGATCGCTAACCAATGTGGCACACGGCGGCTTGTCATAAAGCGTATAATTGGTGAGCAAATAATCGCGATAAACAGTGAAAGCAAAAATGGAATCGCAATTTCACTGGCGACTTTCACGCCCGCTAAAATAATCACAATGGAAGCTAAGGCAACCAGCACCTTGAGAATCGGAGATTCGACTTTGATCATCTAAATTGCGTCCTCATTTTCTTCGCCTGTGCGGATACGAATCACACGTTCAACGTCATAGACAAAAATCTTACCGTCACCAATTTTGCCAGTTTGGGCTGTTTCGATAATGGCTTCGATACATTGATCCACTTGTTCATCTGGCACGACGATTTCCATTTTTACTTTCGGCAAAAAATCCACCATATATTCTGCGCCACGGTATAACTCGGTGTGCCCTTTTTGACGACCAAAGCCACGCACTTCGGTGACTGTCATTCCCGTAATGCCAATATCTGACAAACTTTCACGCACATCATCCAGTTTGAACGGTTTAATAATTGCTTCGATTTTTTTCATAAAATTTTCCTATTTTTGACCGCACTTTAGCAGCGTTAACGGCGTGCCGATTTTGGTCTAAAACTTTCAATCACTTCTGGTTTGGTATCAATATAGATGCCATCAATTAGTTGTAAACAATAAGGTACCGCACTGAAGATCCCTTTCACCAGCACGTTGCCTTCAGCGTCTTTCACACCTTCTAAGGTTTCTTTAATGGCTTTTGGTTGACCCGGTAAATTGAGGATCAGACTATTTTTACGAATCACACCCACTTGGCGAGATAAAATAGCCGTTGGTACAAAATGCAAACTCACTTGACGCATTTGCTCACCAAACCCGGGCATTTCACGATCAGCAACTGCTAAGGTTGCATCAGGTGTCACATCACGTTTTGCCGGCCCTGTTCCACCTGTGGTCAACACTAAATGGCAATGGCAATCATCCACCAGCTCACATAATGTTTTTTCAATTTGATCTTGCTCGTCTGGAATCAAGCGTGTTTCCACTTCAAATGGCTCACACAATGCATTTTCTAACCAAGCTTGTAATTCGGGAATCCCTTGATCCTGATAAATCCCTTGTGAAGCACGATCAGATACTGAAACTAAACCAATTTTTAAAAGTGCGGTCATTTTTTCCTCTTTTTTCTTTACTACCAAACCCAATAATATCTCACAATATGGAAAAAGATCGGTGCGGCAAAACACAGGCTGTCCATACGGTCTAACATTCCACCGTGTCCACTAATCATATTGCCCCAATCTTTCACGCTCATACTGCGTTTAATGGCAGACATGACTAGCCCGCCTAAGAAGCCCATCAAGCAGATCACTAAGCTCATTAGAATAGCTTGAATAGGCGTAAATGGCGTTAGCCAATGTAATAATCCGCCTAAAATCGATGCACTAATTACACCACCCACAAACCCTTCAATGGTTTTAGAAGGCGACAATGTCGGTGCAATTTTGTGCTTACCAAATAATTTTCCCCACACATATTGCAACACATCGCTCGCCTGCACCACAAGAATGAGGAAAATCATTAATAATAAATTTTTGCCTTCAAATCCACCAATATCTAAAGTCAAAATCGCTGGAATGTGTGAAATACAGAACACTGAAATCATAATCGCCCATTGCACTTTGGTAGAACGATCTAAGAAATGCGAGGCATCACCCAACAAGGCAGACAAAATCGGTAAGAATAAGAATGCGTAAACCGGAATAAAAATGGTGAACATACTGAACCAATCTGCCACCACAAAATAATATTGCACAGGCAAGATAATATAGAAACAGGCAGCAAGTGCAAGATGATCACCACGACGAATATAAATCAGCGAAAGAAACTCACGCAACGCCATAAATGAAATGATAAAAAAGAGGGCAATAACGCCGTAAAAGCCGATAAATGCCGCCGCAAAAATGATTAAAATCATCACCCACCACGCATTAATGCGTGCATTCAAGTTATCAATCACTGCGTGCGGGGTCGAAAAGCCGACTTTCCATTTCAACGCATAACCAATAGTAGAGGCAATCACGAGCGTTGCAATTAATCCCCAAAACAATGTCCACATTTCCATTTTATGCCCCCTTCTGTTTTGGATTTAAGTTCAACAAGGCTTGTTCTGCGCGTACCAAAAAGGCTTCTTTTTCTTCGCCGTTTTGATAATGCAACGGTTCACCTAAATATAAGTCGCACAATAATGGAATCGGCAGAATAAACCCTTTGGGTAAGACATTGTGCATATTGCTAATCCAAACGGGCACGAGTTCTAACTCTGGATTTTGTTTTGCCACATAATACAAGCCACTTTTGAACGGTTGCAATGCCACATCATCGTCCATTTTGCGTGTGCCTTCAGGGAAAATAATCAGCGAGCTTTCTTTTAGCACTTCACTGATTTTATCGGTAATTGCTTGAGGATTATCACCACCACGCTCAATCAGCAACATATTAAACACGTTTTCCGCTAAGAAACGACGGATTTTGCCTTTTGACCAATAATCCGCGCCTGCCACGGGGCGTGTATTTTTGCGGACTTCGTAAGGTAACGAGACCCACAATAAAATAAAATCACCGTGGCTATTGTGGTTCGCATAATACAAACGATTTTTGCCCACCGATTGCTGCGACACCGCACGTTGTGGGCGAACGCCCGTAATGAATGACGTAAAACGACATAAAATAAAATCCACAAATTTCGCGAGCATTTTATTCTCCTTTTTGTAATTGAGTGGCTTTAAGTGCGGTCGTTTTTTCTGAAATTTCAGAAGGTGACATTGGAGGTGCTTCTGCTAAGCCAGCACGCACACGTTTCACGCAAGTCAGCACTAATAAGACGATCACCACCCAAGTACACCAATATAACCAATGTGGTAAATGTGGCACGAAGGCATAAACTAAACCTAACACGCCAAATAAAAAGGCACGATCACTTTTGCCTAAAGGACCATCATAACGTCGAGTTTGCCCTTGTACTTGCCCTAATACACCACAAAATTCAGTTAATGCCGCCAGCCAAATGATTAGCCCAATTAATAATGGATTAAATGGGTAAATCAAGGCGAAAGGCAGATATAAAGCCGCATCAGACACCACATCTGTCACTTCATTTAAGTAACCACCTAAACGAGATTTTTGATTAAATTCACGCGCGAGCATTCCATCAATGGCATTTAACGCCATTCGCACAAACAACCAAATTGGAATGAGAATAAACAGCCAATGAACCGTAGAAAGTGCGGTTAAAAAAATCCCTAAAATCACAGAAATCGCACAAGCAAGCAATGTCACTTGATTTGCAGTGACACCTCGTGCGGCTAATTTCACCACCGTTGGGCGTAACAGATTTTGGAATTTCGGTTTGAGATCATAAATGCTCATTTCGCCTCCTTTAAAATGGGAACAGTAAAGGAATTAAAAATACGCTCACAATCATCACTAATAAGGTAAAAGGCACGCCGACTTTGACGAAATCCGCAAATTTATAACCACCCGGACCAAGCACCATCGTATTTACTGGAGAAGAAACTGGTGTCATAAAGGCGGCTGATGCGGCTACCGCGATAATCATGGCAAATGGCATTGGCGATACTTGCAGTTTATGAGCAATTGTAATTGCAATCGGTGCCATTAAAATTGCTGTGGCGGTATTCGAAATAAACAAGCTGACCGCCGCACACAATAAGAATAAACTCATTAATACCGCATGCAGACCGAGATCGCCGACGGCATCTAGCATGAGCTTCACAGCTAAGTCCACGCCTCCCGTTTTCTGTAAGGCAATAGAAAACGGCATCATGCCTACGATCAACACCAAACTCGACCAGTGGATAGACTCATATGCACTTTTACCATCCACACAACGAAAATAGCCTAACATCAAACAAGCAATCAGTGCGGCGATAACATTCGGTACAATACCCGTGACCATCAAAAACACCATAGTTAAAATAGATAACACAGCATGAGGTGCTTGACTGGCGGCAGGTACCGCACGTTCCATTTCTAATGGGTAGTTCAAAACATAAAAATCTTTGACATGATTTTGCATTTGTTCAATGGCTTTCCAATCGCCGACAACTAAAATCAAATCGCCTAAAGAGTAGCTGACTTCCGAAAAATTACCTGCCAACACCTCACCATCACGTTTTACGCCCACCACATTTAAACCAAATTGTGAGCGGAAACGTAACTCGGCAGTAGTTTTACCAATACAATCCGAATCAGGTACCAATGTAATTTCTGCCATGCCAATAGATTTTGCTTGTTGCGAGAAATTTTGCGATCGAATTTCTGCAATTTCCAACTGATGCTCTTGACAAAATTGTTCGATTTGTAAGGTCGGATTGGTGATATCCATTAATAAAATATCTTTCTCTCGAATTTCAGACGTACCCAAGGCAGAAATAAAAGTTGGTCTAAAACGCTTCCAACGCTCAATAGCTAACACATTGAGTCCGTATGTTGAGCGCAAATGTAGTTCGTCTAAATGCTTCCCGATAAATGATGAGCCTTTTTTAACGACTAAACGTTTTGTTCGCTCACGTAAACCATACTCATCAATCAAATCATTCATAGAACGACGACTAGTATCCTTAGTTGTTTCCTCATTAGGTTCCGTTAACCAGCGACGAGCAATTAACATATACAAAATCCCCATGGTTAATACCACGACACCAATTGGGGTAAAGTCAAAAAAATTAAAACGAAATTCGCTATTACGGATTAATTCTGCATTCACCACTAAGTTTGGGGCAGTTGCAATGAGCGTCATCATGCCACTAATCAATCCTGCCACACTCAGTGGCATCATCAAACGTTTAGGTGAAATGTTCATTTGTTGACAAATGACGAGTACCACTGGAATAAAAATTGCAACAATTCCCGTAGAGCTCATAAATGAACCTAAGGTCGCTACAGCTAACATCAACAAAATGAGGACTTTGGTTTCATTATTTTTAGCCGCTTTTAACAACCATTCACTCACTTGATAAGCGATGCCCGTACGGACGATTCCCTCTCCCACAATGAATAGTAAGGCAATCAAGATCACGTTAGGATCGCTGAAGCCTGCAAGCACTTCATTTACTGTTAAAATACCACTCAAAGAAAAGGCAACCATCACTAACAAAGCCACCACATCCATACGGATTTTATTACGCACAAATAACACAATGGCACTGAATAATAGCGCTAATACCCAAAATAACGGGCTTGCCCATAGTTCATTCTGTAAGTTGAAGTCCATCATCCACTCCCGACCTTAATGTATTGATTAATTATACGTCACCACATACTTTTCGCACAGGGGAAAAACTGCGCCGATGCTGTGGTAAAGGACCTAACTCTGCCAGTTTTTCTAAATGTAATTTCGTTGGATAACCTTTATGTTGAGCAAAGGCATAATCAGGATAATGTTTATCCAGCTCCACCATTTCTTGATCACGTGCCACTTTGGCTAAAATAGAGGCTGCACTAATCGCGGGAACTAAACCGTCGCCTTTGACAATCGCTTGTGCTGGCATCGCCACATCAGGCACACGGTTACCGTCCACTAACACTAAGTGCGGTTGAATTTTTAAATTTTCGACCGCTCTTTTCATTGCTAGCATCGTGGCATGCAAAATATTTAATTCATCGATTTCTTCAGGCTCTGCACGCCCTAAGCTCCAAGCCAACGCCTTTTGTTTAATTTCTTCTGCAAGGGCTAAACGTTTTTTCTCGGATAACTTTTTTGAGTCATTGAGTCCTACAATCGGATGATTTGGATCTAAAATCACGGCAGCAGTCACTACCGCGCCCACAAGAGGACCACGCCCGACTTCATCTACTCCAGCAATTAACTCAACATCTGTTGGGTACGTAACTTCCATTTGTTATCCTTATTTTTCTAATAAATCCACGACGGCTTGTGCCGCCTGCTTATCCGCATCACATTGAATTAACTTATGTAAATCAACAAAACGTTGAATTAATTGATGACGTTGTTGTACAGCAGTTTCATCTTGGCTTAAATACACTGAAAGTTTTTCTGCTAATTTTTCTGGTGTACAGTCTTGTTGAATCATTTCTGGCACTAACATTTCATTCGCAAGCAAATTCGGTAACGAAACATACTCTGTTTTGACTAAACGTTTTGCCAAGAAGTAAGTGGTTGCTTTCATGCGATAGCCCACCACCATTGGCGACTTACATAACATGGCTTCTAAAGCGGCTGTACCTGACGCCAACAACGTTGCTTCCGCGGCAATCATTGCTTGCCGTGCATGCCCCGCTAATAAAATGAGATCTAACTCAGGTGCGACTTGAGCTTTGATTTTTTCAAACTGCTCACGACGTTTTTCATTAATGAGCGGCACTAAAAATTGCACATCGGGATATTGCTGTTTTAATAATTGTGCAGCTTTCAAGAATGGCTCAGTTAAAAACTCCACTTCAGCCCCACGGCTGCCCACTAAAATCGCCACATAACGTTGTTTATCGTCTAATTGCAAATACTGACAAGCTTCGGCTCGGCTAGGCTTAAGTGCAATCGCATCTGCCATTGTGTGTCCGATAAAGCGACAAGGCACATCAAATTGATCGTAAAAGGCTTTCTCGAAAGGTAAAAATGCGAGCACAAGATGGGTTGCTTTGGCAATTTTATAAATGCGATTTTGACGCCATGCCCAAACTGAAGGGCTAACATAATGAATTGTTTTGATCCCGTTTTCTTTCAGTTTTAATTCAACATCAAGATTAAAATCTGGTGCATCAATACCAATAAAAATATCTGGCTTCTCTGCCAATAAGGTTTGAATTAATTCACGGCGAATTTTTAATAAACGAGGTAAATGCTTCACCACCTCTGCCAACCCCATGACAGATAGTTCTTCCATATCAAATAAAGTTTCACACCCTTCGGCTAACATCCGAGGTCCTGCGATACCAATAAAACGTGCATGGGGATAACGAATTTTTAAACTACGCATTAAGCCCGCACCTAAAATATCTCCCGATACTTCCCCTGCAACAATCGCAATAATGGGTTGTCGAGTTGTTAGTTGTTCCATATTTCGATCCTAGATAAAAAATAACCGCACTTTTGAACAAAAAGTGCGGTCTATTTTGCAGAAAGCTTGATTGAATTAACGAATAATCCCACGTGTTGAACGTTTAAAAAACTCAACAAAGAAGCTAATCGCTGATTCTTTCGCCGCAACTTGTTCAATTTCAGGCATCACTTCTTCTAGCGTTTTGCCGCTGCGGTAAATTAATTTATATACATTGCGAATTGCATGTAAGGTTGGCTTATCAAAACCTCGGCGTTTTAATCCTTCAATATTCACCCCAAATGGTTTTGCATGGTTACCTTGTGCCATCACATACGGTGGCACATCTTGACTCACCATTGAGCCCCCACCTAGCATCACATGGGCGCCCACAATCACAAATTGGTGAATCGCAGACATTCCCCCAACAATCACAAAATCATCTAACTCAACATGACCCGCAAGGGTGGCATTATTGGCTAAAATACAACGATTTTTGATACGGCAGTCATGTGCCACATGCACATTTACCATTAACAAGTTGTCATCGCCAATGACCGTTACGCCTCCGCCCTGCGTGGTGCCACGATGAATCGTCACACTTTCACGAATACGGTTACGATCACCAATCACGGTACGAGTCGGTTCGCCTTGATATTTCAAATCTTGGTTTGTATCACCAATGCTAGCAAACTGGAAAATTTGATTATCACAACCAATTTTCGTGATTCCTTTGACCACAACATGAGAATGCAAAACAGTCCCGCGACCAATTTCCACATCTGCACCCACAATGCAGAAAGGACCGATCAAAACATTTTCACCAATTTTCGCACCCTCTTCGACAATAGCTGTTGGATGAATTTGCGCTGTTGAGTGGATCATTCTTGACTCCTTAGGTTATTATGCAGGACGGCGAGCACACATTAATTCAGCTTCACAAACCACTTGTCCATCTACTGTTGCAACACCAGTAAAACGGGTAATACCGCGGCGTTCTTTAACAAAATGGACTTCTAAAACCATTTGATCGCCTGGCAAGACTGGGCGTTTAAAACGCGCATTATCTATTGCAGCAAAATAGTAAAGCTCGTTTTCTAGCTGACGTTGGCTTTTACATGCCAATACGCCTGTAGCTTGTGCCATTGCTTCTAAAATTAATACCCCAGGGAAAATTGGCTGCTCAGGAAAATGCCCAGTGAAACAAGGCTCATTTACGCTAATATTTTTTACAGCTCTCAACCATTTACCTTCTTCATAATCTACCACGCGATCAACTAATAAAAACGGGTATCTATGCGGTAATAATTTCATGATTTCATTTGCTTCAATAGTTTTTGATACAGTATTCTCAATTGTCACAATCGTACCTTCCAATAAAAAATAAAATAATAACTATCTAAAATTATACGGTATTTATACACTGAATACAAAACGAACCGCGAGAAAGTGCGGTTCGTTTTCAGCTATTTTTTCTCTATTTGCTTTTCCAATGCTTTCAGGCGCTTGTTCATCCCATCAATCCCCAACGTCAATGCCGCTGTTTTACGCCATTCTTTATTAGTTTGTAGCGGGATACCTGAAGAATATACCCCTGGTTCAGTGATTGGACGCATCACCATCCCCATGCCAGTAATCGTCACCTGATCACAAATTTCCATATGACCATTAATCACACTCGCCCCGCCAATTAAGCAATAACGACCCACAGTTAAACTACCTGCCATAATGACACCGCCCGCAACAGCAGTGCCAGTGCCAATATGAACGTTATGAGCAATTTGACACAGGTTATCAATAATCACATTGTCTTCAATTACCGTTGGATCTAATGCACCGCGGTCAATACAAGTACAAGCACCAATTTCGACATGATTACCAATAATCACTTGTCCGACTTGTGGGATTTTAATCCAGCGACCACGATCATTGGCATAACCAAATCCATCACTGCCAATAACCGCACCAGATTGAATTAAACAGTGCTGACCGATCTCAACATCGTGATAGACACTCACATTTGCCCATAACTGAGTATTTGCACCAATTTTCGTGTTTTTACCCACAAAGCAGTTAGCACCGATCACAACATCATCACCAAGTTGTACCCCCTCTTCAATCACCGCATTCGCACCAATTGATACGTTTTTACCTAATACAGCGAGTTCTGAGACTACTGCACTCGGGGCAATACCTGAAGCTGCTTTCGGTGTCTTGTCCATATACTGTGCTAGAACCGCATACGCGACATAAGGATCCTTTACAATCAGTAAATTACTATGCTCTGCACAAAAGCTCACATCCGCTTCTGACACCACAAGAATCCCCGCCTTTGAATCAGCAAGCAAGTGGCGAAATTTTGCATTTGAAATAAATGTTAATTGCTTTTCTGTCGCTTTATCTAGCGGCGCAATACTTTCAACAACAACATCGGCGTTACCACGAATGGTAGCGCCGATTTGCTGTGCTAATTCTTGGAGAGAATAAACTCGC
This window contains:
- a CDS encoding acyltransferase (COG0204 1-acyl-sn-glycerol-3-phosphate acyltransferase), which codes for MLAKFVDFILCRFTSFITGVRPQRAVSQQSVGKNRLYYANHNSHGDFILLWVSLPYEVRKNTRPVAGADYWSKGKIRRFLAENVFNMLLIERGGDNPQAITDKISEVLKESSLIIFPEGTRKMDDDVALQPFKSGLYYVAKQNPELELVPVWISNMHNVLPKGFILPIPLLCDLYLGEPLHYQNGEEKEAFLVRAEQALLNLNPKQKGA
- the rnhB gene encoding ribonuclease HII (COG0164 Ribonuclease HII); amino-acid sequence: MEVTYPTDVELIAGVDEVGRGPLVGAVVTAAVILDPNHPIVGLNDSKKLSEKKRLALAEEIKQKALAWSLGRAEPEEIDELNILHATMLAMKRAVENLKIQPHLVLVDGNRVPDVAMPAQAIVKGDGLVPAISAASILAKVARDQEMVELDKHYPDYAFAQHKGYPTKLHLEKLAELGPLPQHRRSFSPVRKVCGDV
- a CDS encoding GlnB protein (COG0347 Nitrogen regulatory protein PII), which encodes MKKIEAIIKPFKLDDVRESLSDIGITGMTVTEVRGFGRQKGHTELYRGAEYMVDFLPKVKMEIVVPDEQVDQCIEAIIETAQTGKIGDGKIFVYDVERVIRIRTGEENEDAI
- a CDS encoding phosphatidate cytidylyltransferase (COG4589 Predicted CDP-diglyceride synthetase/phosphatidate cytidylyltransferase) → MEMWTLFWGLIATLVIASTIGYALKWKVGFSTPHAVIDNLNARINAWWVMILIIFAAAFIGFYGVIALFFIISFMALREFLSLIYIRRGDHLALAACFYIILPVQYYFVVADWFSMFTIFIPVYAFLFLPILSALLGDASHFLDRSTKVQWAIMISVFCISHIPAILTLDIGGFEGKNLLLMIFLILVVQASDVLQYVWGKLFGKHKIAPTLSPSKTIEGFVGGVISASILGGLLHWLTPFTPIQAILMSLVICLMGFLGGLVMSAIKRSMSVKDWGNMISGHGGMLDRMDSLCFAAPIFFHIVRYYWVW
- the lpxB gene encoding lipid-A-disaccharide synthase (COG0763 Lipid A disaccharide synthetase); translated protein: MEQLTTRQPIIAIVAGEVSGDILGAGLMRSLKIRYPHARFIGIAGPRMLAEGCETLFDMEELSVMGLAEVVKHLPRLLKIRRELIQTLLAEKPDIFIGIDAPDFNLDVELKLKENGIKTIHYVSPSVWAWRQNRIYKIAKATHLVLAFLPFEKAFYDQFDVPCRFIGHTMADAIALKPSRAEACQYLQLDDKQRYVAILVGSRGAEVEFLTEPFLKAAQLLKQQYPDVQFLVPLINEKRREQFEKIKAQVAPELDLILLAGHARQAMIAAEATLLASGTAALEAMLCKSPMVVGYRMKATTYFLAKRLVKTEYVSLPNLLANEMLVPEMIQQDCTPEKLAEKLSVYLSQDETAVQQRHQLIQRFVDLHKLIQCDADKQAAQAVVDLLEK
- the fabZ gene encoding (3R)-hydroxymyristoyl-ACP dehydratase (COG0764 3-hydroxymyristoyl/3-hydroxydecanoyl-(acyl carrier protein) dehydratases), producing the protein MTIENTVSKTIEANEIMKLLPHRYPFLLVDRVVDYEEGKWLRAVKNISVNEPCFTGHFPEQPIFPGVLILEAMAQATGVLACKSQRQLENELYYFAAIDNARFKRPVLPGDQMVLEVHFVKERRGITRFTGVATVDGQVVCEAELMCARRPA
- the mogA gene encoding molybdenum cofactor biosynthesis protein MogA (COG0521 Molybdopterin biosynthesis enzymes), translating into MTALLKIGLVSVSDRASQGIYQDQGIPELQAWLENALCEPFEVETRLIPDEQDQIEKTLCELVDDCHCHLVLTTGGTGPAKRDVTPDATLAVADREMPGFGEQMRQVSLHFVPTAILSRQVGVIRKNSLILNLPGQPKAIKETLEGVKDAEGNVLVKGIFSAVPYCLQLIDGIYIDTKPEVIESFRPKSARR
- a CDS encoding CDP-alcohol phosphatidyltransferase (COG0558 Phosphatidylglycerophosphate synthase), whose protein sequence is MSIYDLKPKFQNLLRPTVVKLAARGVTANQVTLLACAISVILGIFLTALSTVHWLFILIPIWLFVRMALNAIDGMLAREFNQKSRLGGYLNEVTDVVSDAALYLPFALIYPFNPLLIGLIIWLAALTEFCGVLGQVQGQTRRYDGPLGKSDRAFLFGVLGLVYAFVPHLPHWLYWCTWVVIVLLVLTCVKRVRAGLAEAPPMSPSEISEKTTALKATQLQKGE
- a CDS encoding hypothetical protein (COG0628 Predicted permease); its protein translation is MIKVESPILKVLVALASIVIILAGVKVASEIAIPFLLSLFIAIICSPIIRFMTSRRVPHWLAITLLLIMILFVFFFLLGLINSTAREFTQSIPQYRILLSERIASIIVLAKKWNIPLDLSTEKTMEYMDPSVIMNLVSSTLLSFSGVVTNVFVLFLVVIFMLSEAPFAKHKLALVFSSDVRNIHREEHYINRILQGVISYLGVKTLTSLLTGICVYILLELTDVQYAILWATLSFLLNYIPNIGSIIAAVPIVVQALLLNGFPTGFGVAIGVGAINMIVGNILEPKMMGRTLGLSTLVVFLSLLFWGWLLGTVGMLLSVPLTMVLKIALEASPETIKYAILLGDVKDINREIIDAKQEVAERMKEQAEWEENAEEIADAIATAKEEAKNEAIAGVIAEAKAEIEAEIQAIAKAADQK
- a CDS encoding transporter YfbS (COG0471 Di- and tricarboxylate transporters) → MMDFNLQNELWASPLFWVLALLFSAIVLFVRNKIRMDVVALLVMVAFSLSGILTVNEVLAGFSDPNVILIALLFIVGEGIVRTGIAYQVSEWLLKAAKNNETKVLILLMLAVATLGSFMSSTGIVAIFIPVVLVICQQMNISPKRLMMPLSVAGLISGMMTLIATAPNLVVNAELIRNSEFRFNFFDFTPIGVVVLTMGILYMLIARRWLTEPNEETTKDTSRRSMNDLIDEYGLRERTKRLVVKKGSSFIGKHLDELHLRSTYGLNVLAIERWKRFRPTFISALGTSEIREKDILLMDITNPTLQIEQFCQEHQLEIAEIRSQNFSQQAKSIGMAEITLVPDSDCIGKTTAELRFRSQFGLNVVGVKRDGEVLAGNFSEVSYSLGDLILVVGDWKAIEQMQNHVKDFYVLNYPLEMERAVPAASQAPHAVLSILTMVFLMVTGIVPNVIAALIACLMLGYFRCVDGKSAYESIHWSSLVLIVGMMPFSIALQKTGGVDLAVKLMLDAVGDLGLHAVLMSLFLLCAAVSLFISNTATAILMAPIAITIAHKLQVSPMPFAMIIAVAASAAFMTPVSSPVNTMVLGPGGYKFADFVKVGVPFTLLVMIVSVFLIPLLFPF
- the lpxD gene encoding UDP-3-O-[3-hydroxymyristoyl] glucosamine N-acyltransferase (COG1044 UDP-3-O-[3-hydroxymyristoyl] glucosamine N-acyltransferase), with the protein product MRVYSLQELAQQIGATIRGNADVVVESIAPLDKATEKQLTFISNAKFRHLLADSKAGILVVSEADVSFCAEHSNLLIVKDPYVAYAVLAQYMDKTPKAASGIAPSAVVSELAVLGKNVSIGANAVIEEGVQLGDDVVIGANCFVGKNTKIGANTQLWANVSVYHDVEIGQHCLIQSGAVIGSDGFGYANDRGRWIKIPQVGQVIIGNHVEIGACTCIDRGALDPTVIEDNVIIDNLCQIAHNVHIGTGTAVAGGVIMAGSLTVGRYCLIGGASVINGHMEICDQVTITGMGMVMRPITEPGVYSSGIPLQTNKEWRKTAALTLGIDGMNKRLKALEKQIEKK
- a CDS encoding UDP-N-acetylglucosamine acyltransferase (COG1043 Acyl-[acyl carrier protein]--UDP-N-acetylglucosamine O-acyltransferase) — translated: MIHSTAQIHPTAIVEEGAKIGENVLIGPFCIVGADVEIGRGTVLHSHVVVKGITKIGCDNQIFQFASIGDTNQDLKYQGEPTRTVIGDRNRIRESVTIHRGTTQGGGVTVIGDDNLLMVNVHVAHDCRIKNRCILANNATLAGHVELDDFVIVGGMSAIHQFVIVGAHVMLGGGSMVSQDVPPYVMAQGNHAKPFGVNIEGLKRRGFDKPTLHAIRNVYKLIYRSGKTLEEVMPEIEQVAAKESAISFFVEFFKRSTRGIIR